In a genomic window of Parus major isolate Abel chromosome 26, Parus_major1.1, whole genome shotgun sequence:
- the PI16 gene encoding peptidase inhibitor 16 isoform X2 codes for MDPSLDVKFAIEEWYREKKFYNLRTSTCVPGQMCGHYTQVVRAGTTRIGCGKSYCKKIEGIEKENAQLLVCSYYPPGNMKGKKPYTEGPSCEMCPTGTVCVNNLCVSAWDTEELETNSDQTSVDPPKGGAPSTCLGLSLFLLPSAILVGLLL; via the exons ATGGACCCAAGCCTGGACGTGAAATTTGCCATCGAAGAATGGTACAGGGAGAAGAAATTCTACAACTTGAGAACATCCACTTGTGTCCCTGGGCAGATGTGTGGCCACTACACCCAG GTGGTCCGGGCAGGAACAACTCGCATTGGCTGTGGGAAGAGTTATTGTAAGAAAATCGAGGGAATCGAAAAAGAGAACGCACAGCTGCTTGTTTGCAGCTATTATCCCCC GGGTAACATGAAAGGCAAAAAGCCCTACACAGAAGGACCCTCGTGTGAAATGTGTCCCACGGGCACAGTCTGTGTGAACAACCTGTGTG TTTCTGCCTGGGACACAGAAGAACTGGAGACAAACTCGGACCAGACAAGTGTGGATCCACCCAAAGGTGGAGCCCCCAGTACCTGCTTGGGGCTTTcgctcttcctcctccccagtgcCATCCTGGTGGGCCTTCTGCTCTGA